A region from the Leptospira venezuelensis genome encodes:
- a CDS encoding tetratricopeptide repeat protein, with amino-acid sequence MAVLTFSSVSYLTGFLLSGLCAFFLLIRKEKYETTLHLGWVFLYCSLLELSFLLGTSFFHPLSFLHRWLSLPSAFLLCAHLCLYFFLLNSQASEKTGRILLGAGYFLALSILVLHIVGTIFAKPVYDFGGGVYDVIHRADERVIFWFGILYVCVILLFGVWRGFQAHRSDVQLMALSLWVPFLLLLGTTILFHLKEIAYPIDRAIGLSFWNPIFLTALFLAWLIHLRASGEAFSLRSPILLGIILLILFVFQGSSWLFLQPGLESFNETVKEKLKAQDLSPDSYLLSVQDNEGFVLTTSGGLETSFFAESKRDLILSFIWNNPSALNKEFPSYAKVAESLKGTEKYSENLINFSKGLEKIRKKIRNLPPKDMREGILEQISPEVKDEKLSLFLKILSGSVKNSSAEGEALRGFTLDQMRELVPEGEPHFRRIPGLAMGEYYYSIIQKSPGKTQMKEIGIPYQEFLAFETGLLKKPVLAFLVCILLFSIAINSFFSFFVIHPLDRLYSALELATEGDLQRELHPEAWDEIGSLADQFNRMIQSVRTEEGSEYSPFSRTGVASGSSEGISSWKEISDRIKGTSSVSELRKFLSDLQGSQDSHPVRSKLILKLGLKIKDYQTAYMAAQELRKMGIVKDPEMLFILSYCAKKTGDIKEAIRLSEELRSISEGHTQNNLHLADMYYHTNRLDEARDLAIQIRKEQGPSAAVTKLLNAIEKKGA; translated from the coding sequence ATGGCTGTTTTAACTTTTTCCAGCGTCAGTTATCTTACTGGATTTCTTCTTTCCGGGCTCTGCGCTTTTTTTCTTCTAATTAGAAAGGAAAAATATGAAACAACCTTACATTTAGGCTGGGTATTCTTATACTGCTCGTTACTCGAGCTTTCCTTTTTGCTCGGGACATCTTTTTTCCATCCTCTTTCTTTTTTGCATAGATGGCTTTCTTTGCCCTCAGCGTTTTTACTTTGCGCCCATCTATGTTTATACTTTTTTCTGCTGAACTCTCAGGCATCCGAAAAGACTGGAAGGATTTTATTGGGCGCTGGATATTTTCTGGCTCTAAGTATATTGGTCCTTCATATTGTAGGAACTATATTTGCAAAACCGGTTTATGATTTTGGTGGAGGAGTTTACGATGTAATTCATAGAGCCGACGAAAGAGTGATCTTTTGGTTTGGCATCCTTTATGTTTGTGTAATATTATTATTCGGAGTTTGGAGAGGTTTCCAGGCTCATAGATCCGATGTTCAGCTAATGGCTCTTTCTCTTTGGGTGCCTTTTCTGCTTCTTCTTGGAACAACAATACTTTTCCATCTAAAGGAGATCGCTTATCCAATAGACAGAGCCATCGGACTTTCCTTTTGGAATCCTATTTTTCTAACTGCGTTATTTCTTGCATGGCTAATCCATCTAAGAGCCTCTGGAGAAGCTTTCAGTCTTAGATCTCCCATTCTGCTCGGGATCATATTATTAATATTATTCGTTTTTCAAGGAAGTAGTTGGTTATTCTTGCAGCCTGGATTGGAATCTTTTAACGAAACAGTTAAGGAAAAATTGAAGGCTCAGGATCTTTCTCCTGATTCTTATTTACTTTCCGTGCAAGACAATGAAGGATTTGTTCTAACGACATCCGGAGGATTAGAGACTTCCTTTTTTGCAGAATCTAAAAGAGATTTGATCCTTTCTTTTATTTGGAATAATCCTTCTGCTTTGAACAAGGAATTTCCTTCTTATGCAAAGGTCGCAGAGTCATTAAAAGGTACTGAAAAGTATTCTGAAAATCTAATAAACTTCTCTAAGGGATTGGAAAAAATACGTAAAAAGATACGCAATCTTCCACCTAAGGACATGCGAGAAGGTATTTTAGAGCAGATCTCTCCTGAAGTTAAAGACGAAAAACTCTCCTTATTCTTAAAGATACTTTCCGGTTCTGTAAAAAACTCTTCTGCAGAAGGGGAAGCATTACGAGGTTTTACTTTGGATCAAATGAGGGAACTTGTTCCTGAAGGAGAGCCTCATTTCAGAAGGATTCCTGGGCTTGCGATGGGAGAATATTATTATTCTATAATCCAAAAATCTCCGGGTAAAACCCAGATGAAGGAGATAGGAATCCCTTATCAGGAATTTTTAGCATTTGAGACAGGACTTTTAAAAAAACCTGTGCTTGCGTTTTTAGTTTGTATTCTTCTTTTTTCAATAGCGATTAATTCATTTTTCTCCTTCTTCGTAATTCATCCTTTGGATAGGTTATACTCTGCATTGGAGCTTGCGACCGAGGGAGATCTACAGAGAGAATTACATCCGGAAGCTTGGGATGAGATCGGAAGTTTAGCGGATCAATTTAATAGAATGATCCAATCTGTCCGAACGGAAGAAGGTTCAGAATATTCTCCTTTTAGTCGGACGGGTGTTGCTTCCGGATCGAGTGAAGGAATTTCTTCTTGGAAAGAAATTTCAGATCGAATTAAAGGGACTAGTTCAGTTTCAGAATTAAGAAAATTTCTTTCTGATCTACAGGGAAGCCAGGATTCCCATCCAGTTCGTTCTAAGTTGATTTTAAAACTTGGGCTGAAGATCAAAGATTATCAGACTGCGTATATGGCTGCTCAAGAATTAAGGAAAATGGGGATTGTAAAAGATCCTGAAATGCTTTTTATCCTCTCTTATTGCGCTAAAAAAACGGGAGATATCAAAGAGGCTATCCGTTTGTCTGAAGAGCTTAGATCTATTTCTGAGGGTCATACCCAAAACAATTTACATCTTGCGGATATGTATTATCACACAAATCGTTTAGATGAGGCCAGAGATCTTGCTATCCAAATTCGTAAGGAGCAGGGACCTTCTGCTGCAGTTACAAAACTTTTGAATGCGATAGAAAAAAAAGGCGCCTGA
- a CDS encoding LIC_10572 family protein: protein MANRRKPPRKTSGNKKQESSHKHPGGGNRGHQQKKRPEHSRPNRQQQHTVATKISETMKELPMKAPQAGGNSGTLVKVIGFLAVALIVFFGYFIVQEYLDKTPVYGKHGWDEEAGSPVAWEDAVRYCSSRRKRLPDKEELKTFSKRADKKIKTIGLFWSTSAAGDKGDYMTVNLSSGDFSPSSSTNKFAVICVK, encoded by the coding sequence ATGGCGAACCGTCGTAAGCCTCCTCGCAAAACCTCCGGGAATAAAAAACAAGAATCTTCCCACAAACATCCAGGCGGAGGAAACCGCGGCCATCAGCAGAAAAAAAGACCGGAACATAGTCGTCCGAATCGCCAGCAACAACATACTGTAGCTACTAAAATTTCAGAAACGATGAAAGAACTTCCGATGAAGGCTCCTCAAGCTGGGGGAAATTCAGGCACTCTTGTAAAAGTAATAGGATTTCTTGCTGTTGCATTGATCGTTTTTTTCGGATATTTTATCGTTCAGGAATATTTGGATAAAACTCCTGTTTATGGAAAACATGGTTGGGATGAAGAAGCGGGATCTCCTGTCGCCTGGGAAGACGCCGTTCGTTATTGTTCGTCCAGAAGAAAGAGACTTCCTGACAAAGAAGAGCTTAAGACATTCTCCAAACGAGCTGATAAAAAGATTAAAACGATCGGATTGTTTTGGTCTACAAGTGCCGCTGGAGACAAAGGGGATTATATGACCGTAAACTTAAGCAGCGGAGATTTTTCTCCTAGTTCCAGCACAAACAAATTCGCAGTTATCTGTGTGAAATGA
- a CDS encoding homoserine dehydrogenase has product MQTIRIGLIGAGTVGSGVLKILSEESARFEKEYGISLNVHTICTRTPSKIAPISKLFSKVKITDDYKQVVGNPEIDLIIELVGGTTISEEIVLGALQSKQTVITANKALLSEKGEIIYRTAEENQTEIGFEASVGGSIPIIRAIRNCLAGDKILGLYGILNGTTNFILSKMETEGLDYKEALKLAQEKGFAEADPSFDVEGIDTAHKISILGSLAFGEKIPLQNIVVEGITKITRLDIAFASDLGYRIKLLGLVRKLDGKVEARVQPVMIPKHHAFASVMNETNAVYYKTAFAGPGLIVGKGAGALPTASAVISDLIYYSSRRGKNLPMEKNRFPKASISEANQTEARYYLRFNTLDQPGVLAEIAKDLGTNGVSISSVRQNESEKEPAEVVVVTHPCVEASISASLGRIDASEVVLEPSVAIRLEDKL; this is encoded by the coding sequence ATGCAGACGATTCGAATCGGATTAATTGGCGCAGGAACAGTCGGCTCAGGAGTTCTTAAAATTCTTTCGGAAGAATCCGCAAGATTTGAAAAAGAATACGGTATCTCCCTTAATGTACATACGATTTGTACCCGAACTCCCTCTAAAATCGCCCCTATTTCGAAATTATTTTCCAAAGTAAAAATAACAGACGATTACAAACAAGTGGTGGGTAACCCCGAAATCGATTTGATCATCGAACTTGTAGGAGGTACAACAATCTCCGAAGAGATCGTACTTGGTGCCTTACAATCCAAACAAACTGTAATCACAGCTAATAAGGCTCTTCTTTCTGAAAAAGGAGAGATTATTTATAGAACTGCAGAAGAGAACCAAACAGAAATTGGATTCGAAGCTTCTGTCGGTGGTTCTATTCCTATCATCCGAGCAATACGAAATTGTTTGGCAGGAGATAAGATACTTGGACTTTACGGGATCTTAAACGGAACCACTAACTTCATTCTTTCCAAAATGGAAACAGAAGGTTTAGATTATAAAGAAGCTCTAAAACTCGCTCAGGAAAAGGGATTTGCAGAAGCGGATCCAAGCTTCGATGTAGAAGGTATAGATACCGCGCACAAAATCAGTATATTAGGCTCCCTGGCTTTTGGGGAGAAGATACCATTACAAAATATCGTGGTCGAAGGTATAACAAAGATTACGCGACTAGACATAGCATTCGCTTCTGACCTCGGTTATAGGATCAAGTTACTCGGCCTTGTAAGAAAATTGGACGGCAAGGTAGAAGCCAGGGTCCAACCAGTAATGATCCCTAAACATCACGCGTTCGCAAGTGTGATGAATGAGACAAACGCAGTATATTACAAGACTGCATTTGCAGGCCCAGGATTGATCGTAGGAAAAGGAGCTGGTGCTTTGCCTACCGCTTCCGCAGTGATTTCAGACTTGATTTATTACAGCTCAAGACGGGGCAAAAATCTTCCGATGGAGAAAAACAGATTCCCAAAAGCCTCCATATCAGAAGCGAACCAAACAGAAGCTAGATATTATCTTAGATTTAATACCTTGGACCAACCAGGGGTCTTAGCGGAAATTGCAAAAGATTTGGGAACAAACGGAGTATCTATTTCTTCTGTTCGCCAAAACGAATCTGAAAAGGAACCTGCAGAAGTAGTCGTGGTCACACATCCATGTGTGGAAGCTTCGATTTCTGCGTCTTTAGGAAGGATAGATGCCTCCGAAGTGGTATTAGAACCCTCGGTAGCAATCCGCTTAGAAGACAAATTGTAA
- a CDS encoding STAS domain-containing protein: MAKTEFEGLYIETKRDSVGDKEVLVVIMNGKVTNSNAFEISRKINFVFDEGIYEIILDLSSLEYINSVGVATLLTLIKTVDQHNGKIVIGGLNHFLENVIRLMELPKKVAIYHTLDEAKAVFK; encoded by the coding sequence ATGGCAAAAACGGAATTCGAAGGCCTTTACATAGAAACTAAAAGAGACTCTGTCGGAGACAAAGAAGTTTTAGTCGTCATTATGAATGGAAAAGTGACGAACTCGAATGCTTTCGAAATTTCCAGAAAGATCAATTTCGTTTTCGACGAAGGGATCTACGAGATCATCTTAGACCTTTCTTCTTTGGAATATATCAATAGTGTTGGGGTTGCAACCCTTTTAACTCTGATCAAAACTGTAGACCAGCATAACGGCAAGATCGTGATCGGAGGATTAAATCACTTCTTAGAGAATGTGATCCGATTGATGGAATTACCTAAAAAGGTAGCGATCTATCATACTCTGGACGAGGCTAAAGCGGTCTTTAAATAA
- a CDS encoding phosphopantothenoylcysteine decarboxylase: MAKYSKIIISSGPTREWIDPVRFISNASSGKMGYCLAEEAAHLVKEVVYIRGLTEPKYSEPKGARVVKVETTLEMKDAILNEVTSSSILIMAAAPADFRPKNANESKIKKEEGSDTLALELIKNPDILVSVQEKIQAQDLKNILRIGFSAETDLLDQNALGKLSKKNLDFIVGNYVGKDSKGFGDLDTSVIIFGKEGSKKEIGPASKETIAKGILEYLDILSKQESVR; the protein is encoded by the coding sequence TTGGCTAAATATTCAAAAATTATAATCAGTTCAGGACCCACCAGGGAGTGGATCGATCCAGTACGTTTTATTTCAAATGCCTCTTCGGGAAAAATGGGATATTGTTTGGCCGAAGAAGCGGCTCATTTGGTTAAGGAAGTCGTTTATATCCGAGGATTGACTGAACCAAAATATTCAGAACCGAAAGGCGCAAGAGTTGTTAAGGTAGAAACCACTCTGGAAATGAAAGACGCGATTCTGAATGAAGTTACGTCTTCTTCCATTCTTATTATGGCCGCTGCTCCAGCGGACTTTCGTCCTAAAAATGCAAATGAATCTAAGATCAAAAAAGAAGAAGGGAGCGATACCTTGGCCCTGGAGCTGATTAAAAATCCGGATATTCTTGTTTCAGTTCAAGAAAAAATCCAGGCTCAAGACCTGAAGAATATACTAAGGATCGGCTTTTCCGCAGAAACGGATCTTCTAGACCAAAACGCTTTAGGCAAACTTAGCAAGAAAAACCTGGATTTTATAGTGGGAAATTACGTTGGCAAGGATTCCAAAGGTTTTGGGGACTTGGATACAAGTGTGATTATTTTCGGAAAAGAAGGTTCTAAAAAAGAAATCGGTCCCGCTTCAAAAGAGACCATTGCCAAAGGTATTTTAGAATATTTGGATATTCTTTCTAAACAAGAAAGTGTTAGATAA
- a CDS encoding phosphopantothenoylcysteine decarboxylase: protein MDKKDILIAVSGSIAAFRACELVRNLTKEGYPVSVIMTQNATKFIGPITFEALTGKKVQVDEYEQGMAHIDARNRAAVIAVVPATANIIAKMANGIADDLVTSTYLAAKCPVLVAPAMNPNMFTHPATQRNLARLKEDGVIIMDPQEGVVVCGDEGYGKLADVPVMQKKILELYLKTSK, encoded by the coding sequence ATGGACAAAAAGGATATTCTGATCGCAGTCAGCGGAAGTATCGCAGCTTTTAGGGCTTGCGAACTGGTGCGTAATCTTACCAAGGAAGGTTATCCTGTTTCCGTCATCATGACTCAGAATGCGACCAAGTTTATTGGTCCTATCACATTCGAGGCTCTTACAGGTAAAAAAGTCCAGGTAGATGAATACGAGCAGGGAATGGCTCATATTGACGCAAGGAATCGTGCGGCTGTGATCGCGGTGGTTCCCGCTACTGCAAATATTATCGCAAAAATGGCGAACGGAATTGCAGACGATCTTGTAACTTCTACTTATCTTGCGGCGAAGTGTCCAGTGTTGGTTGCTCCTGCAATGAACCCGAATATGTTCACTCATCCAGCTACACAAAGAAATCTGGCACGTCTGAAAGAAGACGGTGTGATTATCATGGATCCTCAGGAAGGAGTTGTTGTCTGCGGTGACGAAGGTTATGGCAAACTTGCTGATGTTCCAGTAATGCAAAAGAAGATCCTGGAATTGTATCTGAAAACTTCTAAATAA
- a CDS encoding hemolysin family protein: protein MDVIGFFVILILIFANGFFVSAEFALVSIRPSRLEELIRDGRPMAALTKKAATMLNDMLSVCQVGITIASLLLGWVGEGYLSSWIEPIFHYAGYPDSDLTVHGIAVAISFALITFLHILLGELLPKTVAIQKTETLALVTSAPIFFFYYLFFPITFFLNGITSFILKRIGFKEDSHRIIHSPEELMILIQEQNKQGNIDQEEFQIIQKTFEFSEHLAKDVMTHRLSIVGIPADSQMDGVLSIIAEHHFSRYPVYDGTTDNIVGIIHVQAYLAWLSESKRNKKAKVTTIMQSPIVVPEGMSIEKVLQKLRVAKQHMAIVIDEYGGVSGLLTMEDIVEEVFGEIRDETDDHETDAVPSHSPDAFDIDGETELDELKEILSGIEDEELNDIRTIAGFILEKLEDMPKEGTVVAIPEGKLTVEKMDGNKIMTVRFTRLSAPSSFAI from the coding sequence ATGGACGTGATTGGATTTTTCGTAATACTTATTCTTATATTCGCCAATGGGTTTTTCGTGTCTGCGGAATTTGCCTTGGTGTCGATTAGACCCTCTCGTTTAGAAGAATTGATCAGAGACGGTAGGCCTATGGCTGCCCTTACCAAAAAAGCAGCAACCATGTTGAACGATATGCTTTCCGTCTGTCAGGTGGGGATCACAATTGCAAGTCTCCTTCTTGGTTGGGTGGGAGAAGGTTATTTATCCAGTTGGATAGAACCTATCTTTCATTACGCTGGCTATCCTGATTCCGATCTCACGGTTCATGGAATTGCTGTGGCGATCTCTTTTGCACTAATCACATTTTTGCATATTCTTTTAGGAGAACTTCTTCCTAAAACAGTTGCGATCCAGAAGACAGAGACCTTAGCATTGGTGACAAGTGCTCCTATATTCTTCTTTTATTATTTATTTTTTCCTATTACGTTTTTCTTAAATGGAATTACTTCCTTCATCTTGAAAAGGATCGGATTTAAGGAGGATTCTCATCGTATCATACATTCTCCTGAAGAATTGATGATCCTGATCCAAGAACAGAATAAACAAGGGAATATTGACCAAGAAGAATTCCAGATCATCCAAAAAACTTTCGAGTTCTCTGAACATTTAGCAAAGGATGTGATGACTCACCGTTTGAGCATTGTCGGAATTCCTGCTGATAGCCAGATGGATGGAGTTCTTTCTATCATCGCAGAGCATCATTTTTCCAGATATCCAGTATATGATGGAACCACTGATAATATAGTAGGTATCATTCACGTTCAGGCCTATCTAGCTTGGCTTTCCGAATCCAAAAGGAATAAGAAAGCAAAGGTCACTACAATTATGCAGTCCCCTATTGTGGTTCCAGAAGGTATGTCCATAGAGAAAGTTCTTCAGAAGTTGCGAGTTGCAAAACAACATATGGCGATCGTGATCGACGAGTATGGCGGAGTTTCCGGACTACTAACTATGGAAGACATAGTGGAAGAAGTTTTTGGCGAGATCCGTGACGAGACTGACGATCATGAAACGGATGCAGTTCCATCTCATTCTCCCGATGCATTTGATATCGACGGAGAAACCGAGCTCGACGAATTAAAAGAAATCCTATCAGGAATCGAAGATGAGGAGCTAAACGATATCCGCACTATTGCAGGTTTTATTTTAGAGAAGTTAGAAGATATGCCTAAGGAAGGGACCGTAGTCGCGATCCCTGAAGGCAAGCTGACCGTAGAAAAAATGGATGGAAATAAGATCATGACTGTTCGTTTTACTCGGCTTTCTGCTCCTTCTTCCTTTGCGATTTAA
- a CDS encoding tetratricopeptide repeat protein — translation MQKSILNIRNIGSISLIFKYIPFLLISFCSFCTSLSAQARNDYGWTGSPGNFYLLMDGKNVLTKETDFNSFPEGLNGVQKSEFALLAGEYLLLNKDSGKFSNLITTIRKEKDLGFAEVLLLYFQDIYFSKKSNGENFLKAWNPPAGDTYQKELVESTRNVLLHKKPADKIKCSPKKQYYSLCRMLRLGSYMADFKLSDPNHDREYTNLQRILSPFPGITDPEEKELKHIPFLSNFLPNIADYLSELGFARDAIQFSKIGIVSENLGGRMLSHSYEKLAYYYLVDGDPSSAEKVLKYIIERQGEMAPAYKNSLYLKLGTLAYLQGDPARALEYYLNLDFLHWSTKILHPFLGEPIPINSARDLVSVAVWKSKNSHKAVDALQSVSTPKNLTEDDLFTKLRIIQILSEDEPEVASKLAMDLSFLAQSKGWRRVEYSATLLHGFLQLKTNNLRKAIIEFTKAGGILKEDPSYKEEWIRLNGLFLSHKESSNLRGVKSFLDQALKISASGHVDDKTFEIKNYLPPSYGSKSLENSAIDFYTRHGYTNDLLSFMIHNEENSELQEDDSPPDLAILKTHNRISRYKGFYPPGREPWKSAWSEMRTKESARIKEESDPLKNANFRKLTHPLIAVFVKDKRVFLFHKDGDSSELEARELNTDNPTSYTAQSAFRSTMESFSKKDKVQIFLNSPGVEAAEYLRKEFPDSEIKLFLRFDKRDESDTAKKVFGPACENLFPKNLPEGEGHLGWQSFPLQYYDGSKLLQGKSALLVWNMKVTSKSPNGLRDYEWSCGSDSISFRKAKRRLDFRNLPDRIAFTKDSLSGSGWGDKSEDFLDWARFWLSVGTSRLYFVKYWNPESESDINLLERLANENGDPNLNSRVLKMVRNAE, via the coding sequence TTGCAAAAATCAATTTTAAATATTCGTAATATAGGCTCCATTAGCCTAATTTTCAAATATATTCCTTTTTTATTAATTTCATTCTGTTCTTTTTGCACATCCCTCTCTGCGCAGGCCCGTAACGATTACGGTTGGACAGGTTCTCCTGGTAATTTTTATCTTTTGATGGATGGTAAAAATGTCCTGACTAAAGAAACTGATTTTAATTCCTTTCCCGAGGGTCTGAATGGCGTCCAAAAATCGGAGTTTGCACTTTTAGCAGGAGAATATTTACTTCTTAATAAAGATTCCGGTAAATTCTCCAACTTAATCACCACCATCCGAAAAGAAAAAGATCTGGGCTTCGCCGAAGTTCTTCTACTTTATTTCCAAGATATCTACTTTTCTAAAAAATCCAATGGGGAAAATTTCCTAAAAGCTTGGAATCCTCCTGCTGGAGACACATACCAAAAGGAATTGGTAGAATCTACGCGTAATGTTCTTCTTCATAAGAAGCCTGCAGATAAGATCAAATGTTCTCCGAAAAAACAATATTATTCACTTTGTAGAATGCTTCGTCTCGGAAGTTATATGGCGGATTTTAAACTTTCGGATCCGAACCATGATAGGGAATACACAAATCTACAAAGAATACTTTCTCCTTTCCCGGGAATTACTGATCCGGAGGAGAAAGAACTAAAACATATTCCTTTCTTATCTAATTTTCTTCCTAATATCGCTGATTATCTTTCGGAGTTAGGATTTGCAAGAGATGCGATCCAATTTTCTAAAATTGGGATCGTATCGGAAAATCTTGGTGGAAGAATGCTCTCTCATTCTTACGAAAAATTGGCGTATTACTATTTAGTAGATGGAGATCCGAGTTCTGCCGAAAAAGTTTTAAAGTATATTATAGAAAGACAAGGGGAGATGGCTCCAGCGTATAAGAATTCGTTATATCTGAAGTTAGGAACTCTTGCTTATTTACAAGGTGATCCTGCAAGGGCTTTAGAATATTATTTAAATTTAGATTTTTTACATTGGTCCACTAAGATACTTCATCCATTTTTAGGCGAACCTATTCCGATCAATAGTGCTCGTGACCTTGTGTCAGTTGCAGTTTGGAAATCTAAAAACTCCCACAAAGCAGTGGATGCCTTACAATCAGTTAGCACTCCTAAAAATCTGACGGAAGATGATCTATTTACTAAATTAAGAATTATTCAAATACTTTCGGAAGACGAGCCTGAAGTGGCTTCCAAACTTGCAATGGATCTGAGCTTTCTCGCACAAAGTAAGGGATGGAGAAGAGTGGAATATTCCGCCACATTGCTCCATGGATTTTTGCAGTTAAAAACAAATAATCTTAGAAAAGCGATCATTGAATTTACTAAAGCGGGCGGTATCTTAAAAGAAGATCCTTCTTATAAAGAAGAATGGATCAGATTAAATGGATTATTTCTTTCTCATAAGGAATCCTCGAATTTAAGAGGAGTAAAAAGTTTCTTAGACCAGGCTCTTAAAATTTCAGCGTCAGGCCATGTTGATGATAAAACTTTTGAGATTAAAAATTATCTTCCGCCTTCATATGGAAGTAAAAGTTTAGAGAATTCTGCTATTGATTTTTATACTAGACATGGTTATACAAACGATCTGCTTTCTTTTATGATCCATAATGAGGAAAATTCCGAACTTCAGGAAGATGATTCTCCGCCCGATCTTGCGATCCTTAAAACTCATAATAGAATTTCTAGATATAAAGGTTTTTATCCTCCGGGAAGAGAACCTTGGAAGTCTGCTTGGTCTGAAATGAGAACCAAGGAATCCGCTCGCATTAAAGAAGAGTCTGATCCACTTAAGAATGCAAATTTCAGAAAATTAACTCATCCACTTATCGCAGTTTTCGTGAAAGATAAGCGGGTATTTCTATTTCATAAGGACGGAGATTCTTCTGAGCTGGAAGCAAGGGAATTGAATACGGATAATCCTACTAGCTACACTGCTCAATCCGCTTTTAGAAGTACGATGGAATCCTTTTCTAAAAAAGACAAAGTCCAGATCTTTCTGAATTCACCTGGGGTAGAAGCTGCGGAATATCTTAGAAAGGAATTCCCTGATTCTGAAATTAAGTTATTTTTGCGTTTTGATAAAAGAGACGAGTCTGATACTGCTAAAAAAGTATTCGGTCCAGCATGTGAGAATCTTTTCCCTAAAAATCTTCCGGAAGGGGAAGGGCATTTAGGATGGCAGTCCTTTCCACTACAGTATTATGATGGATCCAAATTACTCCAAGGAAAGTCCGCTCTGCTTGTTTGGAATATGAAGGTGACTTCTAAATCTCCTAACGGTCTTAGAGATTACGAATGGTCCTGTGGATCCGATTCCATTTCCTTTAGAAAGGCGAAGCGTAGATTAGATTTTAGGAATTTGCCGGATAGAATTGCATTTACAAAGGATTCGCTCAGCGGTTCCGGCTGGGGAGATAAATCTGAAGACTTTTTGGACTGGGCCAGGTTCTGGTTATCGGTTGGAACTTCTCGCCTTTACTTTGTTAAATACTGGAATCCAGAGTCAGAATCCGACATAAATTTATTAGAGAGACTTGCGAATGAAAATGGGGACCCAAACCTGAATTCCAGAGTTCTCAAAATGGTTCGAAACGCAGAATGA
- a CDS encoding NAD(P)H-dependent glycerol-3-phosphate dehydrogenase — translation MQIGVIGSGSFGSSLGVLLADKGYDVTIWGRNSNLIGEINENHRNEKYLPGIDLPKNLKGTTSLEEAVRDKDMIVSAPPSHAITDILKEIKSFLPEKAPIVSASKGIENGSLRLVSEIFEAELPGKFHSRLSYLSGPSFAKELVKRVPTIVSIASKNEATARKVQEIFSFTYFRTYWTPDVVGVEVGGSLKNVIAIAAGVSDGLGFGQNTRAALITRGLTEISRLGVKLGADPLTFLGPSGMGDLILTCCGDASRNRTVGFRLGKGESLDSILGGMVEVAEGVKTAKSGFELSQKLGIEMAITTEVYKMLYEHKNPKEVVRDLMGRDLKREGL, via the coding sequence ATGCAAATCGGCGTTATCGGTTCTGGAAGTTTCGGTTCTTCTTTAGGTGTGCTCTTGGCGGACAAAGGTTATGATGTTACCATTTGGGGAAGGAACTCCAACCTAATTGGAGAGATTAATGAGAACCATCGGAATGAAAAATATCTACCGGGTATTGATCTTCCCAAAAATTTAAAAGGAACCACAAGTTTAGAAGAAGCTGTCCGAGACAAGGACATGATCGTTTCCGCTCCTCCTTCTCACGCGATCACAGATATTTTAAAAGAGATTAAATCTTTCCTCCCAGAAAAGGCTCCTATCGTTTCTGCAAGTAAAGGAATAGAAAATGGAAGTCTCAGATTAGTTTCCGAAATTTTTGAAGCAGAACTTCCGGGTAAATTTCACAGCAGATTATCTTATCTTTCTGGACCTAGTTTTGCAAAAGAGTTGGTCAAACGTGTACCGACAATCGTGAGTATCGCATCTAAAAATGAAGCAACTGCAAGAAAGGTACAAGAAATATTTAGTTTCACTTATTTTAGGACTTATTGGACTCCGGATGTGGTCGGAGTAGAAGTTGGCGGTTCTTTAAAGAATGTGATCGCAATCGCTGCGGGAGTTTCCGACGGATTAGGATTCGGGCAAAATACTAGGGCTGCTTTGATCACCAGAGGGTTAACCGAAATTTCTAGACTTGGAGTCAAATTGGGAGCAGATCCTCTTACATTCTTAGGCCCTTCCGGAATGGGAGATTTGATCTTAACTTGTTGCGGAGATGCTTCCAGAAACAGGACTGTTGGATTTAGATTAGGAAAAGGAGAAAGTCTGGATTCTATTTTAGGCGGGATGGTGGAAGTTGCGGAAGGGGTAAAAACCGCCAAAAGTGGATTTGAACTGTCTCAGAAATTAGGTATCGAAATGGCCATTACCACCGAGGTGTATAAAATGCTTTACGAGCATAAGAATCCGAAGGAGGTTGTTAGAGATTTAATGGGCCGGGACTTAAAAAGAGAAGGTCTATAA